The genomic region TTAAACTATGTACCTCAATTTTTTTCTTAAGTCTCAAGTATGGAGCATATTCTTTATCGCTTTTACTTAAATGTTCGCGATAAACATCAGCAATTTCTTTTACCATTTCGTTTTCAGCCAAATCTGGATTTTCAGCAAGCTTTCTTCTCAGCTTAATAAGATATCTCACATAGCTTTTATGTTCTTTTCGATGAAGATCTACTTCAGGATAACCATATTTTGCAAGAAGCTTTTCTTCCCTGCCAAAATGAATTCTAAACCCGTCAATTACCGCATTAAGGTCTTCAATATTAGAGCTGCCGGGATTTGTAGATATATTTTTTAAA from Desulforegulaceae bacterium harbors:
- a CDS encoding hemerythrin family protein, translated to MKEIKWEKEFDILIKDLDEPRKFLADKLSEVLKNISTNPGSSNIEDLNAVIDGFRIHFGREEKLLAKYGYPEVDLHRKEHKSYVRYLIKLRRKLAENPDLAENEMVKEIADVYREHLSKSDKEYAPYLRLKKKIEVHSLRK